In a genomic window of Arvicanthis niloticus isolate mArvNil1 chromosome 8, mArvNil1.pat.X, whole genome shotgun sequence:
- the Bambi gene encoding BMP and activin membrane-bound inhibitor homolog, with the protein MDRHSSYIFIWLQLELCAMAVLLTKGEIRCYCDAAHCVATGYMCKSELSACFSRLLDPQNTNSPLTHGCLDSLASTADICRTKQAQNHSGPTMPTLECCHEDMCNYRGLHDVLSPPKGEASGQGNRYQHDGSRNLITKVQELTSSRELWFRAAVIAVPIAGGLILVLLIMLALRMLRSENKRLQDQRQQMLSRLHYSFHGHHSKKGQVAKLDLECMVPVSGQENCCLTCDKMRQAELSNEKILSLVHWGMYSGHGKLEFV; encoded by the exons ATGGATCGCCACTCcagctacatcttcatctggcTGCAGCTGGAGCTCTGCGCCATGGCCGTGCTGCTCACTAAAG GAGAGATCAGATGCTACTGTGATGCAGCTCACTGTGTGGCAACTGGTTACATGTGTAAGTCTGAGCTTAGTGCCTGCTTCTCCAGACTTCTTGATCCTCAGAACACCAATTCCCCACTCACCCATGGCTGCCTGGACTCACTTGCAAGCACAGCAGACATCTGCCGAACCAAACAGGCCCAAAACCACTCTGGCCCCACCATGCCCACTTTGGAATGCTGTCACGAAGACATGTGCAATTACCGAGGACTGCACGACGTCCTCTCTCCTCCTAAGGGCGAAGCCTCAG GACAAGGAAACAGGTATCAGCATGACGGCAGCAGAAACCTCATCACTAAGGTGCAAGAGCTGACTTCCTCCAGAGAGCTGTGGTTCCGCGCAGCCGTGATAGCGGTTCCCATCGCTGGCGGACTGATCCTGGTACTGCTCATTATGTTAGCCTTGCGAATGCTGCGAAGTGAGAACAAGAGACTGCAGGATCAGCGGCAGCAGATGCTCTCCCGTTTGCACTATAGCTTTCACGGACACCATTCCAAGAAGGGGCAGGTTGCAAAGTTGGACTTGGAGTGCATGGTGCCCGTCAGTGGGCAGGAGAACTGCTGTCTGACCTGTGACAAAATGAGGCAAGCAGAGCTCAGTAATGAGAAGATCCTCTCCCTTGTGCACTGGGGCATGTACAGTGGTCATGGGAAGCTGGAATTCGTATGA